From a single Loigolactobacillus coryniformis subsp. coryniformis KCTC 3167 = DSM 20001 genomic region:
- a CDS encoding AraC family ligand binding domain-containing protein translates to MDIKIFKSLQALSAVELEQQQNHYVSDDIPPAAIDLKASHEYKVPVINNDYFFRNCSVAIRKHNRFAPYPVHTHQFFEINYMLRGHATEYVNDHKVVLNEGDVLLLDIGSQHRIDALGTNDLLINVLFRDRNISLDLISQIQAAKSVLYDFLINNMATNPKKGQYILFKNFGSGNNEIQATFDALITEYYHQRDFADTIIKSQLTILIAQLVRNNRIPVTTTSPTQKLAIDLLDEIRQHYQEISLEVSRAA, encoded by the coding sequence ATGGACATAAAAATCTTTAAATCATTACAAGCATTGTCAGCCGTTGAACTTGAGCAGCAGCAAAATCACTATGTCAGCGACGATATTCCACCAGCTGCAATCGATTTAAAGGCAAGTCATGAATATAAGGTTCCGGTCATCAATAATGATTATTTTTTCAGAAATTGCAGTGTTGCTATTCGTAAACATAATCGCTTTGCACCTTATCCAGTACACACGCATCAATTTTTTGAGATCAACTATATGCTTCGCGGACATGCAACAGAGTATGTTAATGATCATAAAGTTGTATTGAACGAAGGGGATGTTTTGTTATTAGATATTGGTAGCCAACATCGAATTGATGCACTTGGCACAAACGATTTACTGATAAATGTGCTCTTTCGTGATCGCAATATCTCTTTAGATCTAATTTCTCAGATTCAAGCAGCTAAAAGTGTTCTCTATGACTTTCTAATTAACAATATGGCTACCAACCCTAAGAAGGGACAATATATTCTTTTTAAAAATTTTGGTAGCGGCAACAATGAGATTCAAGCCACATTTGATGCCTTGATTACCGAGTATTATCATCAACGTGATTTTGCCGATACGATTATCAAATCACAGTTAACAATTTTAATTGCTCAACTCGTACGTAATAATCGTATCCCAGTAACTACTACATCTCCTACTCAGAAGCTTGCAATAGACCTATTAGATGAAATTAGACAACATTATCAGGAAATTAGTTTAGAGGTGTCAAGGGCGGCGTAA
- the istB gene encoding IS21-like element helper ATPase IstB, translated as MRQTTTKFQALLNNLDVLGLSKMHAYLPEYIDQINGQQLSFTDAMLELTNTELAWTQSQQIARIIKRARFPQAKALSAFDFNFQPSINKQEILGFQDLAFLEQHKNLIFIGSPGVGKTHLAIGIGIEACHQGKRAFFINCHELLAHLRAADAKGTLDRNISRYARYELLIIDEIGYLPINHDEANLLFQLINARYERHSTIITSNSDLSNWVETFQNPTVTAAILDRLVHHAYVIKITGKSYRIKGAD; from the coding sequence ATGCGACAAACAACAACTAAATTCCAAGCGTTACTCAATAATCTCGATGTTCTAGGATTAAGTAAGATGCACGCCTATTTGCCGGAATATATTGATCAGATCAACGGGCAACAGCTTTCATTTACCGATGCCATGCTTGAGCTGACGAACACTGAATTGGCCTGGACACAAAGCCAACAAATAGCACGAATCATCAAACGGGCCCGTTTTCCTCAGGCGAAGGCCCTGAGCGCCTTTGATTTTAATTTTCAACCCAGTATTAATAAGCAAGAAATCTTAGGCTTTCAAGACTTAGCCTTTCTCGAACAACACAAGAATCTGATTTTCATTGGTAGTCCTGGTGTGGGGAAAACGCATCTAGCGATTGGTATCGGTATTGAGGCTTGTCATCAGGGTAAACGAGCTTTTTTTATCAACTGTCATGAACTATTGGCGCATTTACGGGCAGCTGATGCTAAAGGGACGTTAGACCGTAACATTAGTCGTTATGCCCGCTACGAGCTATTGATCATTGATGAGATCGGTTATTTACCGATCAATCATGATGAAGCCAATCTTTTGTTTCAATTGATCAATGCACGGTATGAGCGGCATTCAACCATTATTACAAGTAATAGCGACCTCTCAAACTGGGTCGAAACTTTTCAAAATCCGACTGTTACTGCCGCTATTCTAGATCGGTTGGTTCATCATGCCTACGTAATTAAAATCACCGGTAAATCTTATCGAATTAAGGGAGCCGATTGA
- the istA gene encoding IS21 family transposase: MRHDIREGVKRYVDNDIEPNYAALSRQYDVDYRTAKKAYQEVKEGDAKPQKQKKQRPSLLDPYRDVIKAKLELNCSAMAIFKFIQKKGFQGQYTIVKTYCASIRKARTHKATIRVEHTAGLSAQVDWKEEMTLYNKENKPYHFNIFLYVLPYSKLKYLTLIFERSQDTLFNCLDDAFWHTGGVPTEIWFDNMKQVVDHSKSNFGHPVFNERFRQFSQDAGYKPIACRAFRPQTKGSVEALARTVERLRPYNYEFCDGVELINLVDNLCDELNHEVSQATNEIPQDKWLAEEKEYLHQLPDDLLKPFFEEDITRVVSKESMVIFRKCKYSVDPRYIGRTVNIELSNDEHHIQIYYNGELIRAHDITTQQFNYNEDDQINILGSDLLKGRSETDIKAYIAAHMSAYDEV; encoded by the coding sequence GTGAGACACGACATTAGAGAAGGAGTGAAACGTTACGTGGATAATGATATCGAACCCAATTATGCCGCTTTAAGCAGACAATATGACGTTGACTATCGCACTGCCAAGAAAGCTTATCAAGAAGTAAAGGAAGGTGACGCCAAGCCACAGAAACAGAAAAAGCAACGCCCTAGCCTGCTTGATCCCTATCGTGATGTTATCAAGGCCAAACTTGAACTGAACTGTTCAGCCATGGCGATTTTTAAGTTCATTCAGAAGAAAGGTTTTCAGGGTCAATATACGATCGTTAAAACCTATTGTGCCTCTATTCGTAAAGCGCGAACGCACAAAGCAACGATCCGAGTTGAACACACTGCTGGTCTTTCAGCCCAAGTTGATTGGAAAGAGGAGATGACGCTTTACAACAAGGAAAATAAGCCCTATCATTTTAATATTTTTCTATATGTCTTACCTTACTCAAAATTAAAATATTTGACTTTGATTTTCGAACGCAGCCAAGATACTTTATTTAATTGCCTTGATGACGCTTTTTGGCACACCGGCGGCGTACCAACTGAGATCTGGTTCGATAACATGAAGCAAGTCGTTGACCATTCAAAATCAAACTTTGGTCACCCCGTTTTCAATGAACGTTTTCGTCAGTTTAGTCAGGACGCAGGCTATAAACCCATCGCTTGTCGCGCTTTTAGACCACAAACTAAAGGCTCAGTTGAAGCATTAGCTCGCACCGTTGAACGTCTACGCCCCTACAATTATGAGTTCTGTGATGGGGTTGAGTTGATTAACTTAGTTGACAATCTCTGCGATGAACTTAATCATGAGGTCTCACAGGCTACCAACGAAATCCCACAAGATAAGTGGCTGGCCGAAGAAAAAGAGTACCTGCACCAGCTACCAGATGACCTACTTAAACCCTTCTTCGAAGAAGACATTACCCGTGTCGTGTCGAAGGAATCAATGGTTATCTTTCGCAAATGCAAATACTCCGTGGATCCACGGTATATCGGACGGACAGTCAATATTGAACTGTCTAATGATGAACATCACATCCAAATTTATTATAACGGAGAATTGATTCGCGCGCACGATATTACAACCCAGCAATTTAATTACAACGAGGATGACCAGATCAATATTCTTGGTTCAGATCTACTTAAGGGACGTAGTGAGACGGACATCAAAGCTTATATTGCGGCCCATATGAGTGCCTATGACGAGGTGTAA
- a CDS encoding helix-turn-helix transcriptional regulator, with the protein MVSKNVGKPTISHRPFPTFYNRRLQEALSNKYSYNKNYLSNLFHKVVGKTFSEALTEERLIHARESIQHTARPITVICHEVGFSNKSFFYHKYAEKFGCTPKEDRQLGKQQFLTASL; encoded by the coding sequence ATGGTATCAAAAAATGTAGGAAAACCGACAATTTCTCACCGCCCTTTTCCTACATTTTATAACCGCCGTTTACAAGAGGCGCTTTCTAATAAATATTCATACAATAAGAACTACCTTAGTAATCTATTCCATAAAGTAGTTGGTAAAACCTTTAGCGAGGCACTAACAGAAGAACGACTGATTCATGCTCGAGAATCAATTCAGCACACAGCACGTCCAATCACAGTAATATGCCATGAAGTAGGCTTTTCAAACAAAAGTTTCTTTTATCATAAATACGCTGAAAAATTTGGGTGCACGCCTAAAGAAGACCGTCAACTAGGTAAACAGCAATTTTTAACCGCTAGTTTATAA
- a CDS encoding NAD(P)-dependent alcohol dehydrogenase, with product MKIKAAVVAEQGADFKLKDDIELAEMQADDIQVHMVASGVCHSDEALRKGDATIAYPIVLGHEGAGIVEKVGSHVQNFKPGDHVVLSFYACGNCENCLKGVPTQCLHYADNNLSGVRPDGTAHFTENGEQVADMFDQSSFTTTTVVRERNAVKVPDDLDLRKLGPLGCGYVTGSGTVLNTLQPRPGDTIAVFGTGAVGLAAMMAGKISGCIKVIAVDIVDERLALAKELGATDTINSKNEDPVAAIKALTNGRGVNFAVDTTGVTQVMESSIKALAQGGVSACIAVTAHHIDLDTWNDLCVDDKSVIGVNMGDSIPQIDIPRLIEFYRQGMFDFDKTEKFYSFDQINEANADSISGKTIKPVLVIDPEYQPGK from the coding sequence ATGAAAATTAAAGCAGCAGTTGTTGCCGAACAAGGCGCAGACTTTAAATTAAAAGATGATATTGAACTAGCAGAAATGCAAGCTGATGATATCCAAGTCCACATGGTAGCCAGCGGTGTCTGTCATTCCGACGAAGCTTTGCGCAAAGGTGACGCCACGATCGCTTATCCCATTGTGCTAGGCCATGAAGGCGCTGGGATCGTGGAAAAAGTTGGATCGCACGTTCAAAACTTCAAACCTGGCGATCACGTTGTTTTATCTTTCTATGCTTGTGGTAATTGTGAAAACTGCCTCAAAGGGGTACCAACACAATGCTTGCATTACGCAGATAACAACTTATCTGGCGTTCGTCCAGATGGTACCGCTCACTTTACTGAAAATGGTGAACAGGTCGCTGATATGTTCGATCAATCATCATTCACCACAACAACCGTCGTGCGTGAACGTAACGCCGTCAAAGTTCCTGACGACTTAGACTTACGTAAATTAGGACCTTTAGGTTGTGGTTACGTCACTGGTAGTGGTACTGTCTTGAACACCTTACAACCACGTCCTGGTGACACAATTGCCGTCTTCGGGACCGGCGCTGTCGGTTTAGCTGCCATGATGGCGGGTAAGATCTCTGGCTGTATCAAAGTTATCGCCGTTGATATCGTGGACGAACGTTTAGCTTTAGCCAAAGAATTAGGTGCAACTGACACGATCAATAGTAAAAATGAAGATCCCGTAGCTGCGATCAAAGCCTTAACTAACGGCCGTGGTGTTAACTTTGCCGTTGATACTACTGGCGTTACCCAAGTTATGGAATCCTCGATCAAAGCTCTAGCGCAAGGTGGCGTTTCCGCTTGTATCGCCGTCACGGCTCACCACATTGATCTTGATACCTGGAATGACCTTTGTGTTGACGACAAATCAGTGATCGGCGTTAACATGGGTGATTCAATTCCACAAATTGATATTCCTCGCTTGATTGAATTCTACCGTCAAGGGATGTTTGATTTTGACAAGACTGAGAAATTTTATAGTTTTGATCAGATCAATGAAGCTAACGCTGACTCGATCAGTGGTAAGACGATCAAACCCGTATTGGTGATCGATCCTGAATACCAACCTGGGAAATAA
- a CDS encoding IS1380 family transposase, protein MATLPEKRVNFNPKLHISHTGGELSTDAGLVLVKELMAQLNFTTLAYQLVHFDDQRHYARYSNVSLLEQVVLQLIAGYPADLAATSLRNDPTFKLLLAQPQLASQPSLSRFWQRCDEQTITSLQTLNQALLDQAWTGAKQQQLILDIDSTHADTHGHQEKTAFNAHYGTTGYHPLVAFDGQTGHCLKAQLRPGNVYTSTDIAPFITPLLQHYHQVKPNADILVRGDSGFATPELYETCEANDTFYLIRLKANRRLNQLAERFVQISDEQNWTETEVHYYRASYQARSWPKPRQIYIKSTRPAGELLFQHEYLVSNLTSFVAEDAFQAYHQRGQMENYIKEAKAGFYLDKMTSSQFIPNYARMMLSVLAYNLVSLMRQLLPVQHQRLQVTTLRLWLFKVAGKLVTSGRQLYLKLSRHHVYQDLFYQLLARIQALQWG, encoded by the coding sequence ATGGCAACTTTACCGGAAAAACGAGTTAATTTCAATCCTAAATTACATATTTCGCACACTGGTGGTGAACTTTCCACTGATGCTGGGCTAGTGTTGGTCAAAGAATTAATGGCGCAACTCAATTTCACGACCTTAGCGTATCAATTAGTCCATTTTGATGACCAGCGCCATTACGCTCGTTACAGCAACGTTAGTCTACTAGAACAGGTCGTGCTGCAGTTGATCGCCGGTTACCCGGCCGATCTAGCTGCCACCAGTTTGCGCAATGACCCCACATTTAAATTACTATTGGCACAACCGCAATTGGCCTCACAACCGTCATTATCCCGTTTTTGGCAACGCTGTGACGAGCAGACCATCACCTCATTACAAACGTTGAATCAAGCATTGCTTGACCAAGCGTGGACTGGCGCCAAGCAACAACAGCTGATCCTCGATATTGACTCGACTCACGCCGATACTCATGGTCATCAGGAAAAAACGGCCTTTAATGCGCATTACGGTACCACGGGTTACCATCCGCTGGTCGCTTTTGACGGGCAAACGGGCCACTGTTTAAAGGCTCAATTGCGCCCAGGTAATGTTTATACCAGTACGGATATTGCCCCCTTTATCACACCACTACTACAGCACTATCATCAAGTCAAACCGAACGCTGATATCTTGGTCCGCGGGGATAGTGGCTTTGCGACTCCAGAATTATACGAAACTTGTGAAGCCAACGACACTTTTTACTTGATCCGCCTGAAAGCCAATCGGCGGCTGAACCAACTGGCTGAACGTTTTGTTCAGATCAGTGATGAGCAGAATTGGACTGAGACCGAGGTCCATTATTATCGCGCGTCTTATCAAGCCCGATCATGGCCTAAGCCGCGCCAGATCTATATTAAATCAACTCGACCAGCTGGTGAATTGTTATTTCAACATGAATACCTTGTGTCCAATTTAACGAGTTTTGTCGCCGAAGATGCGTTTCAAGCCTATCATCAACGGGGCCAAATGGAAAATTATATCAAGGAAGCCAAGGCTGGCTTTTACCTGGATAAAATGACTAGCTCGCAATTTATACCAAATTATGCCCGCATGATGCTCAGTGTCCTCGCTTATAATTTAGTCAGCTTGATGCGCCAATTGTTGCCTGTACAACATCAGCGATTACAGGTTACAACCTTGCGCTTATGGCTGTTTAAAGTAGCGGGTAAGCTGGTGACCAGCGGCCGGCAACTTTATCTAAAATTAAGCCGCCACCACGTCTATCAGGATTTGTTTTATCAACTGTTAGCTCGAATCCAAGCGCTACAGTGGGGCTAA
- a CDS encoding NAD(P)-dependent alcohol dehydrogenase, with protein MKIKAAVVDKQGAEFKLRDDIELAEMQDDDIQVHMVATGVCHSDEALRKGDATIAYPIVLGHEGSGIVEKVGSHVQNFKPGDHVVLSFYACGNCENCLKGVPTQCLHYGANNLSGVRPDGTAHFTENGEKVADMFDQSSFTTTTVVRERNAVKVPDDLDLRKLGPLGCGYVTGSGTVLNTLQPRPGDTIAVFGTGAVGLAAMMAGKISGCTKVIAVDIVDDRLALAKELGATDTINSKTEDPVAAIKALTNGHGVNFAVDTTGVTQVMESSIKALAQGGVSACIAVTAHHIDVDTWNDLCVDDKSVIGVNMGDSIPQIDIPRLIEFYRQGMFDFDKTEKFYKFDQINEANADSISGKTIKPVLVIDPEYQPGK; from the coding sequence TTGAAAATTAAAGCAGCAGTTGTTGATAAACAAGGCGCCGAATTTAAACTGAGAGACGATATTGAACTTGCCGAAATGCAAGACGACGATATCCAAGTCCACATGGTTGCCACTGGTGTCTGCCATTCTGACGAAGCTTTACGTAAAGGTGATGCCACGATTGCTTACCCAATTGTTTTAGGCCACGAAGGCTCTGGTATCGTGGAAAAAGTTGGTTCCCACGTTCAAAACTTCAAACCAGGCGATCACGTTGTCCTGTCATTCTATGCTTGTGGCAACTGTGAAAACTGTCTCAAAGGGGTGCCAACACAGTGTTTACACTACGGCGCCAACAACCTTTCCGGCGTTCGTCCCGATGGTACCGCCCACTTCACTGAAAATGGCGAAAAAGTAGCCGATATGTTTGACCAATCATCATTCACCACAACTACTGTTGTCCGTGAACGCAATGCCGTCAAAGTTCCTGATGATTTAGACCTACGTAAATTAGGTCCTTTGGGCTGTGGCTACGTCACTGGTAGCGGCACCGTTTTGAATACTTTACAACCACGCCCTGGTGACACCATCGCCGTCTTCGGTACTGGCGCCGTTGGCCTAGCCGCCATGATGGCTGGTAAGATCTCTGGTTGTACCAAAGTCATCGCCGTTGATATCGTTGATGATCGTTTAGCTTTGGCCAAAGAACTAGGCGCTACCGATACGATCAATAGTAAAACTGAAGATCCTGTCGCAGCTATCAAAGCCTTGACTAACGGCCATGGCGTCAACTTCGCCGTTGACACTACTGGTGTGACTCAAGTGATGGAATCTTCGATCAAGGCTTTAGCACAAGGTGGCGTCTCCGCATGTATCGCCGTTACCGCCCATCACATTGACGTTGACACTTGGAATGATCTTTGTGTTGATGACAAATCCGTCATCGGTGTTAACATGGGCGATTCAATTCCACAAATCGATATTCCCCGCTTGATCGAATTTTACCGTCAAGGCATGTTTGATTTTGACAAGACCGAGAAGTTCTACAAGTTTGATCAAATCAACGAAGCAAACGCCGACTCGATCAGTGGTAAGACGATCAAGCCTGTACTGGTGATTGATCCTGAATATCAACCAGGAAAATAG
- a CDS encoding winged helix-turn-helix transcriptional regulator — protein sequence MDNYTLGNSVSLKLLNDKWAGIIIANLDETPSDFMNLREKVHGLSTLNLFNEVSKLNQFNLLDLTEDRRIALTNSGSSFKNILSELNRWGNQHANLKLVAEY from the coding sequence ATGGATAACTATACATTAGGAAACAGTGTCAGCTTGAAGCTACTAAACGATAAGTGGGCAGGTATCATTATTGCTAATTTAGACGAAACACCAAGTGACTTTATGAATTTACGTGAAAAAGTCCATGGCTTATCAACACTTAATCTGTTTAATGAAGTGAGCAAATTAAATCAGTTTAACCTCCTGGACTTAACCGAGGATCGGCGTATTGCTTTAACCAATAGCGGCAGTTCATTTAAAAATATCTTAAGTGAATTGAATCGTTGGGGTAATCAACATGCTAATCTAAAATTAGTTGCAGAATACTAA
- a CDS encoding enolase C-terminal domain-like protein, producing MKVYPVAGRDSMLLTLSGAHYPYFTRNIVVLTDDSGQMGIGEIHGGDSITKSLESYRPLIIGQKISEYRRILNDIRQKGWRDKNDSGQGLQQLNLANLKYVVHAEAAIECALLDLYGKFLNLPLCDIIGDGRQRNAVEMLGYLFYIADYRKTDLPYIHDDDDDVWGKVRRKETLTIDGIVKQAEAAQARYGFKSFKLKGGVLSGEEEMQAVEALHERFPTARINLDPNGAWSLQEAIDLTKKHGHALTYLEDPCGPESGFSGREIMSFYKNATNMPVATNMIATDWKQFYPSLMMKSVDIVLADPHFWGINGSLRMASVLNDWGLTWGSHSNNHFDITLALYAQVAAAAPGNITAIDTHFIWQDDQQLCDDALQIRDGYIKIPKRPGLGININLEKLEAAHALYATLKHHDRDDALAIQYLIPGWKFDPNRPTLVR from the coding sequence ATGAAGGTTTACCCCGTCGCTGGTCGTGATAGTATGCTGTTAACTTTAAGCGGTGCTCATTATCCGTATTTCACACGTAATATCGTTGTGTTAACGGATGACTCTGGTCAAATGGGAATTGGCGAGATTCATGGTGGTGACTCAATCACCAAGTCATTAGAGAGTTATCGACCGCTGATCATTGGTCAGAAAATTTCTGAGTATCGGCGTATTTTGAATGACATTCGTCAAAAAGGCTGGCGTGATAAAAATGATAGCGGCCAAGGGTTGCAGCAATTAAACTTAGCTAATTTAAAATATGTCGTTCATGCTGAAGCAGCGATTGAATGTGCGCTATTAGATCTATACGGTAAGTTTCTTAATCTGCCGTTATGTGATATTATCGGTGATGGTCGTCAACGGAATGCCGTAGAAATGCTGGGCTATTTATTTTATATTGCTGATTATCGCAAAACAGATTTACCTTATATTCACGATGACGATGATGATGTCTGGGGTAAAGTTAGACGTAAAGAGACTTTAACAATTGATGGTATTGTCAAGCAGGCCGAAGCTGCCCAAGCGCGTTATGGATTTAAAAGCTTTAAATTAAAGGGTGGCGTGCTTAGCGGTGAAGAAGAAATGCAGGCAGTTGAAGCGTTGCATGAAAGATTCCCGACTGCACGGATCAATCTTGATCCGAATGGCGCGTGGTCGTTGCAAGAAGCAATTGATTTAACCAAAAAGCATGGGCATGCGTTAACTTATTTAGAAGATCCTTGTGGACCCGAAAGTGGTTTTTCTGGTCGCGAGATCATGAGTTTTTACAAGAACGCAACCAATATGCCGGTTGCAACAAATATGATTGCAACAGACTGGAAACAATTTTATCCATCCTTAATGATGAAATCAGTTGATATTGTGCTCGCTGATCCCCATTTTTGGGGAATCAACGGTAGCTTGAGGATGGCTAGTGTTTTGAATGATTGGGGACTAACTTGGGGGTCACATTCCAATAATCATTTTGATATCACACTTGCTTTATACGCTCAAGTCGCTGCCGCTGCTCCAGGGAATATTACGGCAATTGATACTCATTTTATTTGGCAAGACGATCAACAATTGTGTGACGATGCGCTGCAAATTCGGGATGGTTATATTAAAATTCCTAAACGCCCTGGATTAGGAATAAATATTAACTTAGAGAAATTGGAAGCTGCGCATGCCTTGTATGCAACCTTAAAGCACCATGATCGTGACGATGCATTAGCAATACAATATTTAATTCCCGGTTGGAAATTTGATCCTAATCGTCCAACTTTGGTCCGGTAA
- a CDS encoding UxaA family hydrolase: protein MRNTVMMRSNDNVAIAIHDLKKGDYATDTIQVNEDIPQAHKVALIDIPKAGVVRRYGVVLGYAKEDIKAGDWINEDSLVLPKSPELHNMPYNTNIDADLPEPPRTTFMGYDNDGSDYAGTRNILGIQTTVQCVVGILKVAVKKMKQDLLPKYPNVDDIVVISHAYGCGVAIDAPEAKIPIRAVRNIMKNPNFGGQLMVVGLGCEKLTPDRVMDEADITDDNFILLQNEHGFQNILKSLYAMAEKKLKILNQRQRVELPLSKLSVGMQCGGSDAFSGVTANPAAGYASDLLVSGGATVMFSEVTEVRDGVEFIAQRIPDKPNCDKLAKEMSWYDNYLAEGGVDRSANPTPGNKAGGLSTIVEKSMGSIAKSGAAPITQVVSAGEIPTKHGLVFNATPASDFVCGTMQLASGMGMEVFMTGRGTPYNLEAAPVIKVCSRTDLKEFWQDLIDINAGTIATGDKTVEEVGTELFNFIIDVASGAQPVAEQLGLFNDICIFNPAPIT, encoded by the coding sequence ATGAGAAATACAGTTATGATGCGTAGTAATGATAACGTTGCTATTGCGATTCACGATTTAAAAAAAGGTGATTATGCAACTGATACGATTCAAGTCAATGAGGATATTCCGCAAGCACATAAGGTTGCTTTGATCGATATCCCCAAGGCGGGTGTTGTACGCCGTTATGGTGTTGTACTTGGTTACGCAAAGGAAGATATTAAGGCTGGCGACTGGATCAACGAGGACAGTTTGGTTTTGCCCAAGTCACCTGAGCTGCACAATATGCCCTATAATACTAACATTGATGCCGATTTACCTGAACCACCGCGGACAACCTTCATGGGCTACGACAACGATGGTAGCGATTATGCTGGGACGCGCAACATCCTTGGTATTCAGACGACTGTCCAATGTGTGGTTGGTATCCTGAAGGTTGCGGTCAAAAAAATGAAGCAAGACTTATTACCGAAATACCCCAACGTAGATGATATTGTCGTCATTAGTCATGCTTACGGCTGTGGCGTTGCCATTGACGCACCTGAAGCAAAAATTCCAATTCGGGCTGTACGGAATATTATGAAAAATCCTAATTTCGGTGGGCAATTAATGGTAGTTGGTTTAGGTTGTGAAAAACTAACGCCTGATCGAGTTATGGATGAGGCCGATATCACTGATGATAATTTTATTTTATTGCAAAATGAACATGGTTTTCAAAATATTCTCAAATCCTTGTACGCTATGGCTGAAAAAAAGTTAAAGATTCTTAACCAACGTCAGCGAGTGGAATTACCATTATCAAAATTATCAGTAGGCATGCAATGTGGTGGTAGTGATGCCTTTTCCGGTGTAACGGCTAACCCAGCGGCCGGCTACGCTTCTGATCTATTGGTCAGTGGTGGTGCGACTGTTATGTTTTCCGAAGTTACTGAAGTTCGTGATGGGGTTGAGTTTATTGCACAACGTATTCCGGACAAGCCTAATTGCGATAAATTAGCTAAAGAAATGAGTTGGTACGACAACTATTTGGCCGAAGGTGGCGTTGATCGTTCAGCTAATCCGACTCCTGGTAATAAAGCAGGTGGCTTATCAACGATCGTTGAAAAATCAATGGGGTCTATTGCTAAATCAGGTGCAGCACCAATTACGCAAGTTGTTAGTGCAGGTGAAATCCCAACTAAGCACGGTTTGGTTTTTAACGCAACACCAGCTAGTGACTTTGTCTGCGGTACGATGCAGCTAGCTTCAGGTATGGGAATGGAAGTCTTTATGACTGGCCGCGGTACACCTTATAATCTAGAAGCGGCACCAGTAATTAAAGTTTGTTCACGGACTGACCTGAAAGAATTTTGGCAAGATTTGATCGATATTAACGCAGGAACAATTGCGACTGGCGATAAAACCGTCGAGGAAGTTGGAACTGAATTATTTAACTTTATCATTGATGTTGCTAGTGGAGCTCAACCAGTGGCTGAACAACTGGGCCTATTTAATGATATTTGTATTTTTAACCCGGCACCTATTACCTAG